Proteins found in one Opitutaceae bacterium genomic segment:
- a CDS encoding SGNH/GDSL hydrolase family protein: MPPLRHFLRLTIALALLGTAARIPAEPAAFEAEVSALQASLQSQPIAPGAIAFAGSSSIRLWTSLPQDFPSLRTVNIGFGGAKINEVIQFAPRLLLPLKPRQVVFYCGTNDLADGESPEVVLADFKAFVSLVRETVPEVQISFISTAPNPARWHLVSQMRRFNESVAAWIATQPRMDYIDVFHPMLGEDGQPRPELFSEDRLHMNATGYALWRELVLPYLSPEK; encoded by the coding sequence GTGCCCCCCCTTCGTCATTTCCTCAGGCTGACGATCGCGCTTGCCTTGCTTGGCACGGCTGCGCGGATACCTGCAGAGCCCGCCGCCTTTGAGGCGGAAGTGTCTGCGCTACAAGCCAGCCTCCAGTCACAACCTATCGCTCCAGGTGCCATCGCCTTCGCCGGAAGTTCGAGCATTCGCCTGTGGACATCTCTTCCGCAGGACTTCCCGTCGCTCAGGACCGTCAATATCGGCTTCGGCGGTGCGAAGATCAATGAAGTCATCCAGTTTGCTCCCCGGCTGCTGCTGCCTCTGAAGCCGAGACAAGTGGTCTTCTATTGCGGCACGAATGATCTCGCGGATGGCGAATCTCCGGAGGTGGTGCTCGCGGACTTCAAGGCCTTTGTCTCCCTGGTTCGCGAAACCGTGCCGGAGGTGCAGATTTCGTTCATTTCCACAGCTCCCAATCCAGCCCGGTGGCACTTGGTTTCTCAAATGCGTCGCTTCAACGAAAGCGTGGCCGCGTGGATCGCCACCCAACCACGCATGGACTACATCGACGTGTTTCATCCCATGCTTGGCGAGGACGGCCAGCCCCGTCCGGAGCTTTTCTCTGAAGACAGGCTTCACATGAATGCAACTGGTTACGCGTTGTGGCGCGAACTGGTCTTGCCCTATCTCTCGCCCGAGAAGTGA
- a CDS encoding LacI family DNA-binding transcriptional regulator, producing MVPPPRNEPDPKGSRRPTLKDVAQKAGGVHPSTVSLAMRNHPGISEVLRKRIKAAAAELGYRPDPLLDAFNTHRVSVQSRRAHATIAWVVAAADRAAALADPHLSALWEGAKAAADHFHCQLEPFFVGPAQLTPSRLNTVLRTRGITGVILVRLPSAMAEASLSWEHYCAIRIESHHLAFPLYSISPDYRQALRLAWRRLRDDGASRIGLALGRELEPAIREQILMAHEFETSRLAPSAQIEPVILRSQAELPRWTSNHSVDALIVAGMPGHHEVWGGQELPASLISLDGPGAPPSIDAMTYDGTAVGTQAVEQTVMLMRTNQRGHPRAGATTFLPFHWRPAKTGSTTQALSRI from the coding sequence ATGGTCCCACCGCCCCGCAACGAACCTGACCCCAAGGGAAGCCGACGCCCCACGCTCAAGGATGTCGCCCAAAAGGCTGGCGGAGTCCATCCCTCCACCGTGTCGCTGGCCATGCGGAACCACCCGGGCATTTCCGAGGTTCTGCGCAAGCGGATCAAGGCGGCGGCGGCCGAACTCGGTTACCGACCCGATCCGCTGCTCGATGCCTTCAACACGCACCGTGTATCCGTCCAGTCACGACGTGCCCATGCGACTATTGCCTGGGTCGTGGCTGCAGCCGACCGGGCTGCGGCGCTCGCTGATCCTCACTTGTCGGCCCTTTGGGAAGGCGCAAAAGCCGCAGCTGACCACTTCCACTGCCAGTTGGAGCCGTTTTTTGTCGGGCCGGCGCAGCTGACTCCGTCGCGGCTCAACACTGTCCTCCGCACGCGTGGAATCACGGGCGTCATACTGGTCCGGCTTCCCAGCGCCATGGCTGAGGCGTCGCTTTCTTGGGAGCACTACTGCGCGATCCGGATCGAGTCACACCATCTGGCGTTTCCGCTGTACTCCATAAGTCCCGATTACCGCCAGGCGCTTCGCCTCGCGTGGCGGCGTCTGCGAGACGACGGTGCCTCCCGCATTGGCCTTGCCCTGGGCCGGGAGCTTGAACCTGCGATCCGTGAACAGATTCTCATGGCGCACGAGTTCGAGACCTCCCGTCTCGCGCCGTCCGCGCAAATCGAGCCTGTGATCCTTCGCAGCCAGGCGGAGTTGCCGAGGTGGACTTCAAACCATTCGGTGGACGCTCTCATCGTTGCCGGCATGCCGGGCCACCACGAGGTGTGGGGAGGTCAGGAACTGCCCGCGTCCCTTATCAGCCTCGACGGACCCGGAGCCCCGCCCAGCATTGACGCGATGACCTATGACGGCACCGCCGTCGGCACGCAGGCTGTCGAGCAGACGGTCATGCTCATGCGCACGAACCAGCGCGGACACCCACGGGCCGGCGCCACCACCTTCCTCCCCTTCCACTGGCGACCGGCGAAAACCGGAAGCACCACCCAAGCCCTCTCTCGCATCTGA
- the rph gene encoding ribonuclease PH, whose product MNTPRLDGRKADQLRSIRFEAHIAPHATGSVLVSFGQTRVICAATIEPGVPTWMKQQGVRGGWLTAEYSMLPYSTHERKQRDISRGKIDGRTVEIQRLIGRSLRAVLDLEKLGQNTLWVDCDVLQADGGTRTASITGAYLATRLAVQKLLDARKLSENPLTDSVAAISVGVVGGQELLDLPYIEDKEAEVDFNIVMTGRGQFVEVQGSGEEATFSYEQLQSLLALAQKGIKELSALQTAFLSQQLLSTLKLG is encoded by the coding sequence ATGAACACGCCAAGACTTGATGGCCGCAAGGCAGACCAGCTGAGGAGCATTCGCTTCGAGGCGCACATCGCACCGCATGCAACGGGGTCCGTCCTCGTTTCGTTCGGCCAGACACGCGTGATCTGCGCCGCGACCATCGAACCCGGTGTTCCCACGTGGATGAAGCAACAGGGTGTTCGCGGAGGATGGCTGACCGCCGAGTATTCAATGCTTCCCTACAGCACGCACGAGCGCAAGCAGCGCGACATTTCGCGGGGGAAGATCGACGGCCGCACCGTGGAGATCCAGCGCCTGATCGGCCGTTCACTGCGCGCCGTGCTCGACCTCGAAAAGCTTGGTCAAAACACCCTCTGGGTCGACTGCGACGTCCTCCAGGCGGACGGTGGCACCCGCACCGCCTCCATCACCGGCGCCTATCTCGCCACCCGCCTCGCCGTGCAAAAACTGCTTGATGCACGAAAACTCTCCGAGAACCCGCTCACCGACTCGGTCGCCGCAATCAGCGTCGGCGTGGTCGGTGGCCAGGAACTGCTGGACCTGCCCTACATCGAGGACAAGGAGGCGGAGGTGGATTTCAATATCGTCATGACCGGCCGAGGCCAGTTCGTGGAGGTGCAAGGCTCCGGCGAAGAGGCCACCTTCAGTTACGAGCAGCTCCAGAGCCTCCTGGCGCTCGCGCAAAAAGGGATCAAGGAACTTTCCGCACTCCAGACTGCGTTTCTGTCGCAACAATTACTCAGCACGTTGAAATTGGGCTGA
- a CDS encoding HupE/UreJ family protein — MKLRTLTLSLAAAVTPSLALAHPGHDGGHDFGWDFTGGFTHPLLGWDHLLAMLAVGLWAARIAGKARLVLPLAFVCTLALGAVAARAGFPTFGSEQAIAGSLILLGLALAVSPRISLPTAAAATTAFAFAHGVAHGAEVPAGTNFGVYVSGFVLASALLHIAGLFSGAFLAHGARARQAIGGAVALAGAVALFA; from the coding sequence ATGAAGCTTCGCACCCTGACGCTCTCGCTCGCTGCCGCCGTCACGCCTTCTCTCGCCCTGGCCCATCCAGGCCACGATGGCGGCCATGATTTCGGCTGGGATTTCACGGGCGGGTTCACTCATCCCTTGCTCGGCTGGGACCATTTGCTCGCGATGCTTGCCGTCGGCCTCTGGGCAGCACGAATTGCCGGCAAGGCGCGCCTTGTTCTTCCCCTCGCTTTCGTCTGCACGCTCGCCCTGGGTGCGGTTGCGGCAAGGGCGGGATTCCCCACCTTTGGCTCTGAACAGGCGATTGCAGGCTCACTTATTCTGCTGGGGCTTGCCCTCGCCGTGTCTCCTCGCATCAGTCTTCCCACGGCTGCGGCGGCCACCACTGCGTTTGCCTTCGCCCATGGTGTCGCTCATGGAGCCGAAGTGCCGGCGGGCACCAACTTCGGAGTTTATGTCTCCGGCTTCGTGCTCGCCTCGGCGCTCCTGCATATCGCAGGTCTTTTTTCGGGCGCTTTTCTTGCTCACGGGGCGCGCGCCCGGCAAGCAATCGGCGGCGCGGTCGCATTGGCAGGCGCGGTTGCGCTGTTCGCCTGA
- a CDS encoding LOG family protein, producing MHPDQFWTSQDGQILLVRPGDKKTVSLTLAFWPRHPGELEFWKTHLTELNFTERSTLARIGIEMEIKGQPSIEGNRLVLEAEAFIFDESFPNAAYWKKLLRSGVPVGRLYYAPESAKLSTAEIWSALQANVLKLPNTISIDSGGRVFLTPHHVRYTLAAKMQRAQFERLVNGDAGRDYLDKVQIRHPESVLTIPPRSGILTSCSMYLREHYVLLNRGIGNFGIHTSAVLLDPVKTSGTNVMLEIYNQGDQPVVNPMVSVEVFRAPTPPDTEKKALQRKRARLSTTAKEIYKGLDDAPPKDMSEAKPRARLVVKGQTSTMENNSVFLPVGHFHEAQVKSRASLSAGACGYRTLIQALDAAPENADTLICDYFPNLLEEIELLTRLPQLKLRRIIFRRPSRSHGFFLSNNAHARLETFEALGLEVFWLNEPMDELYRHVYKKNRGFFVREEQTRQFHESTILAFYGSAVGLDQPDTDRISGLIERLTGFIGSNVGVLTGGGGGVMRLATDQARSKGAMTGACFLELEAQPPELGVDFFNTFQETGRHNRQKWFEIADFCIFNVGGVGTLEEIGIEMCNLKLGIRPRVPYVFFNATYWSDIRKQIRHMIRTRRAPAWMTDYLLFTDDPEEVVAFYRKTLHVL from the coding sequence ATGCACCCTGATCAATTCTGGACCAGCCAGGATGGACAAATTCTTCTCGTTCGACCCGGCGACAAGAAGACCGTTTCCCTGACACTCGCATTTTGGCCGCGCCATCCCGGCGAGCTCGAGTTCTGGAAGACGCACCTGACGGAGCTGAACTTCACCGAGCGAAGCACGCTTGCGCGCATTGGCATCGAGATGGAGATCAAGGGCCAGCCTTCGATCGAGGGCAACCGCCTCGTCCTTGAGGCCGAGGCGTTTATCTTCGACGAAAGTTTCCCGAACGCTGCCTATTGGAAAAAACTTCTGCGATCCGGCGTTCCCGTGGGGAGGTTGTACTACGCGCCTGAATCCGCGAAGCTCTCCACGGCCGAGATTTGGTCCGCCCTTCAGGCGAACGTGCTGAAGCTCCCGAACACAATCAGCATCGACAGCGGAGGCCGGGTATTTCTCACGCCGCACCACGTGCGCTACACCCTCGCCGCCAAGATGCAACGGGCGCAGTTCGAGCGGCTCGTCAATGGCGACGCCGGTCGCGACTACCTCGACAAGGTGCAGATCCGGCATCCGGAGAGCGTGCTCACCATTCCGCCGCGCTCCGGCATCCTCACCAGTTGCTCGATGTATTTGCGTGAGCACTATGTCCTGCTCAATCGTGGCATCGGCAACTTCGGCATTCACACGTCGGCGGTTCTTCTGGACCCGGTGAAAACCTCCGGGACCAATGTGATGCTCGAGATCTACAACCAGGGCGACCAACCCGTGGTGAACCCCATGGTGTCGGTCGAGGTGTTCCGCGCCCCCACACCGCCCGATACGGAAAAGAAAGCGCTCCAACGGAAGCGCGCCAGACTCTCAACCACTGCTAAGGAAATCTACAAAGGCCTCGATGACGCCCCGCCGAAAGACATGAGCGAGGCCAAGCCCCGGGCGCGCCTCGTGGTGAAGGGCCAGACGTCGACCATGGAGAACAACAGCGTCTTTCTCCCCGTAGGTCACTTCCATGAGGCGCAGGTCAAGTCGCGCGCGTCGCTTTCGGCGGGCGCCTGCGGTTACCGCACCCTCATCCAGGCACTTGACGCGGCTCCGGAGAACGCGGACACGCTGATCTGCGATTATTTCCCGAATCTGCTTGAGGAGATCGAACTTCTCACGCGCCTGCCGCAGTTGAAGCTTAGGCGGATCATCTTCCGCAGGCCCTCGCGGTCCCACGGTTTTTTCCTGTCGAACAATGCCCATGCACGTCTTGAGACGTTCGAAGCCCTCGGGCTCGAAGTGTTTTGGTTGAATGAGCCGATGGATGAACTCTACCGGCACGTGTATAAGAAGAATCGCGGATTCTTTGTTCGCGAAGAGCAAACCCGACAGTTCCACGAATCAACCATCCTCGCCTTCTACGGTTCGGCTGTGGGCCTGGACCAACCCGATACAGACCGCATTTCCGGTCTCATCGAAAGGCTTACAGGCTTTATTGGATCCAACGTCGGTGTGCTCACGGGTGGCGGCGGTGGAGTCATGCGCCTGGCAACGGATCAGGCACGGAGTAAAGGCGCCATGACCGGGGCCTGCTTCCTTGAACTGGAAGCACAGCCGCCCGAACTCGGTGTCGACTTCTTTAATACGTTCCAGGAGACGGGTCGTCACAATCGACAGAAGTGGTTCGAAATAGCTGACTTCTGTATCTTTAACGTCGGAGGCGTCGGCACCCTGGAGGAAATCGGCATCGAAATGTGCAACCTGAAGCTTGGGATTCGCCCGCGCGTGCCCTACGTCTTCTTCAACGCCACCTACTGGAGCGACATTCGCAAACAGATCCGGCACATGATCCGGACGCGTCGTGCCCCAGCTTGGATGACGGATTATCTCCTCTTCACAGACGACCCCGAGGAGGTTGTGGCCTTCTACCGGAAGACCCTCCACGTGCTCTGA
- a CDS encoding LacI family DNA-binding transcriptional regulator, which produces MEPSSTPTIKDVAAAAGVHFTTVSLALRGHPSIPAGTRDRIIAAAARVGYRKEKVFSALSSRRSRTNLEPYTPRIAWVCNRSPANGYDRLTFMLRMEQAARRKADSLGYRFERFFLDDGACTNESLLKQLRENDVRGIVVANFEPGRRELVLPWDEFCVVKVASQHMPPQLPAVSVDQGDAIAIGIRELHALGYRRIGIAVSMHDEISSGDTNRAYYLHACRKQGITALEPMLFPFSATAREAVPLLKTWVKRERLDAVLCNWSNLRAMLREAGYSVPKEVACASICLGRHTAGLAGVVMDLEWVAEEAVSALATLLRAERRGIPPFAPETLIQGKWKHGPTAPQRT; this is translated from the coding sequence ATGGAGCCATCCTCGACGCCGACCATCAAGGATGTGGCTGCGGCGGCCGGCGTGCATTTCACAACGGTCTCCCTGGCCCTCCGCGGACATCCCAGCATCCCTGCCGGGACCCGCGACCGCATTATCGCCGCGGCAGCGCGCGTTGGTTACCGCAAAGAGAAAGTGTTCAGCGCCCTAAGCAGCCGCCGCTCCCGCACCAACCTCGAGCCCTATACCCCGCGCATTGCGTGGGTCTGCAACCGCAGTCCGGCAAACGGGTACGATCGGCTCACCTTCATGCTGCGCATGGAACAAGCGGCGCGGCGCAAGGCGGACAGCCTGGGCTACCGCTTCGAGCGGTTTTTTCTGGATGATGGCGCATGTACCAACGAGTCGCTCCTCAAGCAGCTTCGCGAGAACGACGTTCGTGGCATTGTTGTCGCCAATTTCGAACCAGGTCGTCGTGAACTGGTGCTTCCCTGGGATGAGTTCTGCGTCGTAAAGGTCGCCTCCCAGCACATGCCCCCGCAACTTCCAGCCGTGTCCGTTGATCAGGGGGACGCTATCGCGATTGGAATCCGCGAACTCCACGCACTCGGTTATCGGCGCATCGGAATCGCGGTGAGCATGCATGACGAGATCAGTTCCGGGGATACGAATCGTGCCTATTACCTGCACGCCTGCAGGAAGCAGGGAATCACCGCTCTTGAGCCGATGCTCTTTCCCTTCAGTGCCACCGCCCGTGAAGCCGTGCCCTTGCTGAAGACCTGGGTGAAACGGGAGCGGCTCGATGCCGTGCTCTGCAATTGGAGCAACCTTCGCGCCATGCTGCGTGAGGCCGGTTATTCCGTACCCAAGGAAGTGGCGTGCGCCTCCATCTGCCTCGGCCGCCACACGGCTGGCCTCGCGGGCGTGGTCATGGACCTAGAATGGGTCGCCGAGGAGGCGGTCTCCGCGCTCGCGACCTTGCTCCGTGCCGAGAGACGCGGCATACCACCGTTTGCCCCAGAGACGCTTATCCAAGGAAAGTGGAAACATGGTCCCACCGCCCCGCAACGAACCTGA